The sequence below is a genomic window from Ensifer adhaerens.
CATCCGTGCCGCTGCGGGCGTGAACCGCGGCGATCAGCGCCTGGTGCTGCTTCGACGAGGCGGCGCAGAGCGCCAGCGCTACGTCCGACAGACCCAGCTCGAAGAGCCGGTTGCCGCGGCGGGACTGGCAGTAATAGTCGCGCTTGGGCATTGCGCGCGCGAGGATCTCGATCTGGCGATCGTTGAGGCCGAAGCGGCGATAGATGGCGGTGATCTGTGGCTCGATCGCGCGTTCGTTCGGGAGCAGGATGCGGGTCTGGCAGCTTTCGATGATGGCTGGGGCGATCGCCGAGCCGTCGATGTCGGAGAGCGACTGGGTTGCGAAGATGACGCTGGCGTTCTTCTTGCGAAGCGTCTTCAGCCATTCGCGGAGCTGGCCCGCGAAGCCCTCGTCGTCGAGCGCGAGCCAGCCTTCATCGACGATCAGCAGTGTCGGCCGTCCGTCGAGGCGGTCCTCGATGCGGTGGAAGAGATAGGCGAGGACGGCGGCGGCAGCGCCGGTGCCGATCAATCCCTCGGTCTCGAAGACCTGAACATTGGCCTCGCCCAGATGCTCTGCCTCGGCATCTAGCAGCCGGCCATAGGGGCCGCCAACACAGTATGGTCGCAAGGCCTGTTTCAGATCGTTGGATTGGAGGAGAACCGAGAGACCCGTCAGGGTGCGTTCGCTGACGGGCGCAGAGGCTAGCGACGACAGCGCCGACCACAGATGCTCCTTGACCTCGGGCGTGACCGGGACTCTTTCGCGCCCCAGGATCGCGATCAGCCAGTCGGAGGCCCATGCCCGCTCGGCGACATCGTCGATCCGCGCCAACGGTTGCAGTGACACGCTGTCGTCAGCGCCTTCGGTAAGCCCACCGCCGAGATCGTGCCAGTCGCCGCGCATGGCGAGGGCTGCGGCCCGGATCGAGCCGCCGAAGTCGAAGGCAAAGACCTGGCATCGCGGATAGCGTCGGAACTGAAGCGCCATGAGGGCGAGCAGCACGGATTTGCCGGCGCCGGTCGGGCCGACGATCAGCGTATGGCCGACGTCGCCGACATGGATGGAAAGCCGGAACGGGGTCGAGCCTTCGGTTCTGCCGTAAAGCAGTGGGGGTGCATTGAAGTGCTCGTCCCGTTCCGGTCCCGCCCACACCGCCGACAGCGGGATCATGTGGGCGAGATTCAGTGTCGAGATAGGCGGCTGCCGGACATTGGCGTAGACATGGCCGGGTAGCGAGCCGAGCCAAGCATCCACGGCGTTGATGGTCTCGGGCATCGCCGTGAAGTCGCGGCCTTGGATGACCTTCTCGACGAGGCGCAGTTTTTCGGCGGCGATGCGGGGATCGTCATCCCAAACCGCGATCGTCGCCGTCACATAGGCCTGGCCGGCATAGTCGGCGCCCAGCTCCTGCAGCGCCATATCGGCGTCGGCCGCTTTGTTGGCCGCATCGGTGTCGACCAGCGCCGAAGCCTCGTTGGTCATCACCTCCTTGAGGATGGCGGCGATCGACTTGCGCTTGGCGAACCATTGCCGCCTGATCTTGGTCAGCAGCTTGGTCGCGTCGGTCTTGTCGAGCAGGATGGCACGCGTCGACCAGCGATAGGGAAAGGCCAAGCGGTTCAGCTCGTCGAGGATTCCGGGCGTGGTCGCGGTCGGAAAGCCGACTATGGTGAGGATGCGCAGATGCGCGTCGCCGAGCCGGGGTTCGAGGCCACCGGTGAGCGGTTGATCGGCCAGCAGCGCATCGAGATACATCGGCGTCTCGGGGACGCGGACACGATGCCGCTTCGTCGAGACGGTTGAATGCAGGTAGGTCAGCGTCTCTCCATCATCGAGCCACGCGCATTCGGGCATGAAAGCGTCGATGAGCTGGAGGATTCGATCGGTGCGATCGGCAAAGCCGCGCAGGATCTCATGCGCGTCGACGCCGGCGTGGTCGCGGCCTTCGTACAGCCAGGTCTCGGCGCGCGCCGCATCCTCGGCGGGCGGCAGATAGAGGAATGTCAGGAAATAGCTCGACTCGAAATGCGCCCCGGCTTCCTCGAAGTCGGCCTTGCGCTCGGCATCGACCAGGCCGGAAGCGCTGTCGGCGAACATGCTGGCCGGATAGGTCGCGGCGCCATGGCGCTGCGCCTCGACGAAGATCGCCCAGCCGGAGCCGAGGCGACGGAAGGCGTTGTTGAGG
It includes:
- a CDS encoding type IV secretion system protein VirB4 codes for the protein MMNLAEYRNRNTRLADYLPWVALVGEGVVLNKDGSLQRTARFRGPDLDSAVPAELVAVAGRLNNAFRRLGSGWAIFVEAQRHGAATYPASMFADSASGLVDAERKADFEEAGAHFESSYFLTFLYLPPAEDAARAETWLYEGRDHAGVDAHEILRGFADRTDRILQLIDAFMPECAWLDDGETLTYLHSTVSTKRHRVRVPETPMYLDALLADQPLTGGLEPRLGDAHLRILTIVGFPTATTPGILDELNRLAFPYRWSTRAILLDKTDATKLLTKIRRQWFAKRKSIAAILKEVMTNEASALVDTDAANKAADADMALQELGADYAGQAYVTATIAVWDDDPRIAAEKLRLVEKVIQGRDFTAMPETINAVDAWLGSLPGHVYANVRQPPISTLNLAHMIPLSAVWAGPERDEHFNAPPLLYGRTEGSTPFRLSIHVGDVGHTLIVGPTGAGKSVLLALMALQFRRYPRCQVFAFDFGGSIRAAALAMRGDWHDLGGGLTEGADDSVSLQPLARIDDVAERAWASDWLIAILGRERVPVTPEVKEHLWSALSSLASAPVSERTLTGLSVLLQSNDLKQALRPYCVGGPYGRLLDAEAEHLGEANVQVFETEGLIGTGAAAAVLAYLFHRIEDRLDGRPTLLIVDEGWLALDDEGFAGQLREWLKTLRKKNASVIFATQSLSDIDGSAIAPAIIESCQTRILLPNERAIEPQITAIYRRFGLNDRQIEILARAMPKRDYYCQSRRGNRLFELGLSDVALALCAASSKQHQALIAAVHARSGTDGFLAEWLGENRLGWAADLIADLTNVTPQIDPEARS